The DNA window GCACCACCTACATCTCAGGAACAGCTGTTTTGAAAGCAGCAGAACAGTGTAAATCCATGATTCTGGATCAAGGAAGAAAGCTGCTTCAGGTTGAGGACGCTGAAATTGTCAATACCGATGTGGTTGCGCCGGATGGTCAAAAGATTTCCTACACTGACATCTGTACGAAAAGCTTTTACACCGACGAACAGCTGCAGATCATGGGTTCTGCTTCCCATTTAAGCTATGATTCACCTCCACCTTTCAATGCAACATTTGCTCAGGTTGAAGTTGATACACTTACTGGAACGACCCGGGTAACCCGAGTGGTTTCCGTAACAGATGCTGGGGAAATCATCAATCCAAAAATGGCTGAAGGCCAGG is part of the Candidatus Neomarinimicrobiota bacterium genome and encodes:
- a CDS encoding molybdopterin cofactor-binding domain-containing protein, which produces TTYISGTAVLKAAEQCKSMILDQGRKLLQVEDAEIVNTDVVAPDGQKISYTDICTKSFYTDEQLQIMGSASHLSYDSPPPFNATFAQVEVDTLTGTTRVTRVVSVTDAGEIINPKMAEGQVEGAIPQSLGMALTEFMPFDDKGRMLNLDFNSYHIYTAKDMPEMVIRFADSHEPTGPYGAKAVAEIPTSAPAPAVTNAIYNAVGVRIKHLPVKPEEVLAKLHSGA